Proteins from a genomic interval of Inediibacterium massiliense:
- a CDS encoding chemotaxis protein CheW, whose product MNQNQFVIFVLEDEEYAIDISKVKEINRLKDIAIHKIPKAPYYIEGMINLRGVLVPVVNIRRKLGLNGYEITKKSRIIVINSNGQNVGLLVDGVSCVEEFDPSCINSSLDEMNIHYDYIAGVIKKEKRMLFYIDIEKIFHV is encoded by the coding sequence ATGAATCAAAATCAATTTGTAATTTTTGTTTTAGAAGATGAAGAATATGCAATAGACATATCAAAAGTAAAGGAAATCAATAGATTAAAAGACATAGCTATTCATAAAATTCCTAAGGCCCCATACTACATAGAGGGAATGATCAATTTAAGAGGCGTATTAGTGCCTGTTGTAAATATAAGGAGAAAATTAGGACTAAATGGTTATGAAATCACTAAAAAATCCAGAATTATTGTGATAAATAGTAATGGGCAGAATGTAGGATTGTTAGTAGATGGAGTATCTTGTGTAGAAGAATTTGATCCATCTTGCATAAACTCTTCTTTAGATGAAATGAATATTCATTATGATTATATTGCCGGGGTAATAAAAAAAGAAAAAAGAATGCTTTTTTATATAGATATTGAAAAAATATTTCATGTATAA